The Medicago truncatula cultivar Jemalong A17 chromosome 4, MtrunA17r5.0-ANR, whole genome shotgun sequence genome includes a region encoding these proteins:
- the LOC11444722 gene encoding importin subunit alpha-2, translating into MDEKMLESLPAIVAMVWSDDNSKQLEGATKFRKLLLTHNPPIEKIIQSFVVTRFLEFIPRDDFPKLRFEAAWVVTNISSGTSENIKVLVDHGAVPILVELLSSPSYDLRYQAVWALGNIAGDSPRCRDLVFSHGALIPLLTQLNEQAKLSMLRVATWTLSSFCKGKPPPPIEQVRPALPSLERLILSNDDEEVLSDACWAFSYLSDGTNDKIQAVIEAGVCGRLVELLQYPSPSVLTPVLHTLGNIVAGDNMQTQAIINHGSLPCLLSLLTHFHDKSIKKEACLTISNITAGNREQIQAVIEAGLIAPLVNLLQNADFEVQKEAAWALFNATSGGTHEQIKYLVTQGCIKPLCDLLVCPDPTIVAVCLEGLENFLEVGEAEKNFCNTGDVNLYAQMIDDVEGLEKIENLQSHNHIEIYEKAVRIVETYWLEGETLTRGHGRQDRDLKCKILRFYGLCTPWCAPVWSKSKFIGRGQDSCEKSLWKRWNHVKCK; encoded by the exons ATGGATGAGAAAATG TTAGAGAGTCTTCCTGCAATTGTTGCTATGGTCTGGTCGGATGATAACAGCAAACAACTAGAAGGAGCTACTAAATTTAGGAAGCTTCTTTTGACACACAACCCTCCCATCGAGAAAATCATTCAATCCTTTGTTGTAACTCGATTTCTCGAATTTATACCGAGGGATGATTTTCCTAAACTTCGG TTTGAAGCTGCTTGGGTAGTTACGAACATATCATCCGGAACTTCAGAGAATATTAAGGTGCTAGTAGATCATGGGGCAGTACCAATACTTGTCGAGCTACTTAGTTCACCTAGTTATGATCTTCGGTACCAG GCTGTGTGGGCATTGGGAAACATTGCCGGTGATTCCCCTAGGTGCCGTGATCTTGTTTTCAGTCATGGTGCGCTGATCCCGCTGTTAACCCAGTTGAATGAGCAAGCAAAGCTTTCTATGCTGAGAGTTGCCACGTGGACCCTGTCAAGCTTTTGCAAAGGCAAGCCACCACCCCCAATTGAGCAG GTGAGGCCAGCGCTGCCCTCTCTTGAGCGTTTGATTTTGTCCAATGACGATGAAGAAGTCCTGAGTGATGCATGTTGGGCATTCTCATATCTTTCTGATGGAACAAATGACAAAATCCAAGCTGTGATCGAGGCAGGTGTATGTGGCAGACTGGTGGAGCTTCTTCA GTACCCATCTCCTTCAGTGTTGACTCCTGTACTTCACACGCTGGGAAATATTGTTGCTGGGGACAATATGCAGACTCAG GCTATTATCAATCATGGTTCACTCCCATGCCTTTTGAGTCTGTTGACACATTTTCACGATAAAAGTATTAAGAAAGAAGCTTGCTTGACTATATCCAACATTACAGCTGGAAACAGAGAGCAGATACAA GCTGTTATTGAAGCTGGTCTAATTGCTCCCCTAGTAAATCTTCTTCAAAATGCCGATTTTGAAGTTCAAAAAGAAGCTGCATGGGCATTATTTAATGCTACATCTGGCGGTACCCATGAGCAAATCAA GTACTTGGTGACCCAGGGTTGCATTAAACCTCTGTGTGATTTGCTTGTTTGCCCTGATCCAACAATTGTTGCTGTCTGCTTAGAAGGTCTTGAGAATTTTCTGGAGGTTGGAGAAGCGGAGAAAAACTTTTGTAACACCGGAGATGTCAACTTGTATGCTCAGATGATAGATGATGTTGAGGGATTGGAAAAGATTGAAAACTTGCAGAGTCACAACCACATTGAAATTTATGAGAAGGCTGTTAGAATCGTCGAGACATATTGGTTGGAAGGTGAGACCCTAACTCGAGGCCATGGTAGACAAGATCGGGATCTGAAATGTAAAATCCTACGCTTCTATGGTCTATGCACCCCTTGGTGTGCTCCTGTATGGTCGAAATCAAAATTTATTGGCCGTGGTCAGGATAGCTGCGAAAAATCTTTGTGGAAGCGGTGGAATCATGTGAAATGTAAATAA